The sequence GTTAGTATGTATCAATGGTTTGAGGGGTGATTAGTAATGGTTAGGAGATTAGTATTGTTCCTGGAGATGCATCAACCAAGGAGGTTGAGAAATGCTGTGCTTGATAAACTATGTGGGTTGAGGGGCAGTGAGGTTGATGAATCGGTTATTAGCTCCACGATCTTTAATGACGAAGTAAATAGGGAGGTACTGAATAGAGTTTCGGAGAAGTCCTATATACCGACGCTGGAATTGATGAGACAATTGGGAAATGAGGGGTTTAGAGCCGCAATATCTATGTCTGGATCATTAATTGAGCAGTTAATGATGTGGAAACCCGATGTTATTGAACTACTGAGGGGGTTAGTGAAGAGTGGCATTGTTGAGTTGATTGCCGAACCTTACCATCACTCACTGGCGTCATTCATTAGTGGGGATTTGTTCATTGATGAGTTAAGGCAACACGTTGAAGTGAACAAATCATTGTTTGGTAAGGTACCTATTACCTTCGAGAACACAGAGTTCCTGTATAGGAATGATTGGGGAGAGCTTATGGAGAAGGCTGGAGCGTCTGTGGTACTTACTGAGGGTGTTGATTGGGTGCTTGGTTGGAGAAGCCCCACCTATGTTTATGGTGCGCCCAATTCCAGAGTAAGGCTACTGCTTAGGCATTACAGGTTGTCTGACGACATCGGATTCAGGTTTAGCAATAGGTCTTGGGATCAATGGCCATTAACCGCGGATAAGTACATGGCATGGATTAGGGCTACCCCGGGTGATTTCGTATTAATTGGGCTTGATTTTGAGACATTCGGTGAACATCACTGGCGTGAGAGCGGCATATTTAACTTCCTTGAGTGGCTTCCCAAGGAGGCACGTAGGTCTGATGTGTCTTTCATTCACCCATCAACCTTGGTTAACGAGGACCCCGTTGATTATATTGATATTCCATCAATTATCTCTTGGGCTGATGTGGAGAAGGATGACAGTGCGTGGCAGGGCAATGAACTCCAAAGGATCGCGCTCAACCACGTGGCATCACTAAGGGAGTTAATGAGTGCCTATGGTCTCGAGAAGATCTGGAGGCATTTACTAACCAGTGATCATTATTATTACATGTCCATGAA is a genomic window of Vulcanisaeta souniana JCM 11219 containing:
- a CDS encoding glycoside hydrolase family 57 protein yields the protein MVRRLVLFLEMHQPRRLRNAVLDKLCGLRGSEVDESVISSTIFNDEVNREVLNRVSEKSYIPTLELMRQLGNEGFRAAISMSGSLIEQLMMWKPDVIELLRGLVKSGIVELIAEPYHHSLASFISGDLFIDELRQHVEVNKSLFGKVPITFENTEFLYRNDWGELMEKAGASVVLTEGVDWVLGWRSPTYVYGAPNSRVRLLLRHYRLSDDIGFRFSNRSWDQWPLTADKYMAWIRATPGDFVLIGLDFETFGEHHWRESGIFNFLEWLPKEARRSDVSFIHPSTLVNEDPVDYIDIPSIISWADVEKDDSAWQGNELQRIALNHVASLRELMSAYGLEKIWRHLLTSDHYYYMSMKHGPSGEVHSYFNPYDSALTAFKTIEDVAIGLPCALANMTISRGGMYKNRSSIMRK